Part of the Anopheles coluzzii chromosome 3, AcolN3, whole genome shotgun sequence genome is shown below.
TACCCCGGAACCGCTCCCACCCGGCAGCCCGTCCCGTACACCCTCCGTCACGTCCACCGCAATCTCGTCCCCGTCCGCATCGCTCGCGTCCACGAGCCGGATGCGcccgaaccgaaccgaccgGCAGCAGCTCTTCTCGCTCGCCCGGTTCAAGCACAGCACAATCCTGGACAGTGTGTCCATCGAGGACTTCTCCTCGGAAATGTCACTGCGCGGGGCGGCCTCGACCGTCTCGCGGCGCTCCAACAGCCCGGCCAGCCCCTCCAGCCGCAGTGCGGCCAGCGGTGCGTCCACCTCGTCCACCGGCGACGGGGCGACCACGCTCGAGTACGAGGCGAAACCGCTCACCTCCGACCTTACCTGCACGTCGGACGCGTCCGACACGACCAGCGAGGATGCGACCAGCGTCAGCACGACGGACACCTCCCTGCTCAAGTCACCGGTGCCGCAGCGGACGACACCGGCGGCGCCCCCGCTGTCCGGCGAGCAGCACTACATCGTGCGCCACAAGCATGCCGCGCGCGACGTACGCCAGTACCTGGACGATGGGGCGGGCGGGCCGGCCGGCGACGAGTACGGGGCCAGTGGCAGCGAGGAGAAGACGCCCCTGCTGGACGGTATGGAGCTGTCGCCGATCTCGCCGACCGAATCGGAGCAAATGTTGTGATAATATCTGGGCTCGGTCGGGTGCGCCAGCCGCTTCTCCGATGACTTTGGCGACTCTGTTCAGGCCGAGATACTGCTGTAATTCCACTGCGCTGGATGGACGGAGGAGAGATACGGAGCGAGAGGGAGACAGAATGaactagaagaagaagaggaagaagaagaaaaacaggtCACTTTTAATCAGTCAGCATTTAGGCGTGCTAgagatgatgaagatgatgatgttaCATTTTACTAaccatttttccaaaaaaaagtaaaaactcAATCCCCTACCCCACGAGTATGAAAACTATTCCAAATTGCATGGTAGCTACTTGAGTACTACTCAGACTAATTATATGATGAGAGGATGTGCGGTGCAGCCACTCACGTCTAAACCGGGTCGGTTCGATTTTAAACACGATCCTTAGGTACTAGGTCTCCCAAAAACAGGGAAGCGGGAGAATTGGGAACATCTGCCCGCGCGTTATACGATAGAATATATGTACAGACATATTCCTGACTAGAGCCTGCCACCTGTCTTTTCTAGTGTAGCGTGTTCAGCTTCTAAACCCCGGTCAAGTATGGCCGGATTTTACATTCAACTTTACACAATCAAACAGGGAACTAGAGAACTACCGaccgttttttccccttcAAATCTGCACACTAAACCCAGTGTGAGCATTAGTCCAGTCCAAGTCAAGACAGTCAGTAGGTAGGCTGTATTACAACACGTTATTCCCTTTCtgcatctctctctccaaGTAGGCTAGTGGTAACAGAGTTCCATCTTGCTcacttttctctctctcgctctctctctctctctctctcgaaagTAAAACTCCCTTGAATTCATGGGCCACCAAAACATTCCTGTCTATCGGTGCCAAGTGCCAATTGTCCTGAACGATACGCCACGTGAGAAACTGCATCCCCCCAATCCaggagacaaaaaaacaggcgCGAAATGTAAACCAAAGGAATGGAACTGCAAGAACAAACTGTCAATCAAGATGTAATCAGTattgaaatgataaaatataatGATATAAACAAGGCTAAGGATGACGCTACGCGTAGTCAAGCTCCGTGCAGTATATATATTTTGGAATGCGACTTAACGTTAAAGCTAACCCATCCGACGTTACATTAGGGCCACAGTAAGTGTCAGGTGCACCGTAATGGCATGCAAAGCCAAAGCAGGCGATGAGATGCTAAGCGATAATCGGTTTATATTTCTAGCTATAGAGCTCGGGCAACAATATTAACTCCTAAATCCACAGCTGAGGGATATCGAAAGCGGGCAGCGGGATGTGATGATGGGTGGGTTTGGATATAAAAGCTATATAAAACAAACGAATAGGTAGTAGGCTATATTATACACATCCATACAATTATTTTAGACAACATCATCGATCGACGGGTTAAAACAATTTGCTTGAACGGTGTGAACGGAGTCCGAGACCGGGGTGTTATGATAAGGAGAGcggcgaagaaggaaaaacgtGTAAAACTGCATCGCAATGTCACGATCTAGCCATGTAAGGACACTAGCAAAATCTTGAAAATATCAATCAAACCCCGTTCACTTGTTTTTGTAcccttgtgtgtatgtgctcgAGCGACAATTCCTTTAGTAGTAACGAGAACCCCGTTAGTAGTAATGAAGCCCCTTTAACGACAGTTTTAGCTCGTAACTCgtaaagaagaataaaaaagaaaactattCACATTGAGGCcaaacaacaactaaaacaaaaataaacaaacaaaaacacatccacaAGAGAAAACGTGTTCGAAGCGTGTTACTAAGAAGAAATTCATATACTGAAACATATTTTCCTATGGTaactgtttgtgttttgaCCTGTACACCACGATTATTAATCATTTATAGCATTTAAATCTTTCTTCACTGTACCTCTCCACGACTTATCTTACTTTTAGTCTTACCATTTTCCTCTATGTTGCTACTTATAAGATCTAACAATAAAGAAGCTTGTGAAAACTAGAACTATAGAAAAGGCAAAGCAAAGGAGAGACATAGAGAGAACAAGTGCATCTGTATAAAGCTCCATccaaaaaatacaattcatTACACTAACTCGCTGCAAAGCAAACGAGAGCATAACAACAGATTCGATGGTAACCGTTGATAGAACAATTTCACAAGAACCGTCCCTTATAATCACAATACATCCTTTTTAGGGAATAATAAATATGCTAATAAAAAGGGCAAATTTGTTTCCTTGCCATCTTGTTCGAACCAAATCACCAAACCacccttcttcttttctccCCCTTTTCTTTCCCCCGTTTTCAAGCCCAAGAAGACGttcaatgataaaaaaaagcgaGACAACAACTCATGTGTGTATCTGTAGGTAAATACGGTATAAAATAACACAGGAAATTAATTAACTGCTCAATTGACACCGTACTAACACATAAGTTGGTATGAataaataggaacaaaaactGATAAAAATAGTGAAAGCCCAACGCACTAAATGGTTTTAGTTTCACGGGTCCAATGCTAAACATCGatcaaaatgaaaaatccCGAACATAAGAAAATGGAATAAGTGTAAGCAAatagagagaaacaaaagagagaaacaaatcTTATTTTTTATCCAATAAGAGCAAACTCGATCGTTCCATTTGATGCTTACTGACAAAAAACACAGCCCACACATGATTCAGCTTATTACAATAGGAAAACATTCAATCAACAATGCTAAAACCATACATATTGGACAAatacaaatagaagaagaagaaaaaaattaaacaaatggTACAGAATACAATCAATGAGAATCAGATCGTGCGTAAGATgggaaagatagagagagggagaaagaagaGAGGAACGAAAGAGCAAATCTATAATAGTTCAGTATATAAAACATTCGAGCTTGATCATTCTAGTAAAACAGAAAGATGATGAAATATAACGTACATAACACGACACGATCCCGATGGTGCAAACAGTGGAGCAAACCAAACCCAAACTTTACCAACAAATCTTGTAGCATGAACCAACACAACATAGAATGTAACCTTACCCTAACAACTTGCCAACCGaacaacaaaaggaaaaacaaataatatcTAAAACACAGGAGATATGTCACACATCTCGCAAAACCCAATAACTCGGGAGGATTCGTTCCCTTGCTCCTGGTGTCTGGGTCTGGGTGGTCGGAGGGAAAACCCGCTGTACTACCAGAACCAGAACCATCGAGTGTCAACCGAAGTACGTAAATAAAGGTAGGGACATAGGCACGTACGCTTTCCATCAGCGAGTCCATTATAACATTCTACCATTCTTTACCGTTAATGCTAAAAATCTTATGAACAGagccccccccctccctcccaatgtcgcgacgaaatcaaaaagcTTTAACCACGCGTCATCATTTGTGTTCCCTTCCCCCCGTCCCTCTTTCGGTAGTAGTGCTTAGACATGGAACTGATTGTTTCGTTCGTGCGTTTGTTGAGAGAACAAATCGTATTATCGTGAAGCTATCAAATGCTGTCATACTTTTTGCACACATTCGcagcaaaacaacataaaGAAACTTTCAGTTTAGGAAAGAAAGAGGAGGATGATAAAAAAGCTCCTCTCCTTGCCCGCCCCAACAAAAACTGCTTTCCTGTCTTGTGCTCGAATTCCACTTTTCTTCGCCAATTGCGAGGTCATATCAAAGTCCAAATTCAAAACGAATTCTAGCAATAAAATGGAACGAACTTTCAAattctgttgttttgttactgGTTTTCTGTGACATCCGAATTTAAGGCGATCAGTACACGTGTACTTACACAGGTTACGATGAATTTCGAATCCAACAGGTTTCTTCTTCGCTTATCGCACGTTTTTTCCCTATTTCCCACAACACGCAGCAGTattcaattttcaaatttgaattttcatcTTCTTCGACCACTTCTACGAACGAACCCCCTTTCGTGATCACgattttcaacatcattttcatgttttattcaatttctttcTGAAAAAATATGGATAACATAaaactttattatttttgattaACTTTATTCATATGTATATAGTAATTCCTTTCGATAAGAAAAAAGActatagaaaacaaaataacatcaTGTTTCGAATAAACACTTACTCCGAATTTCACTGCCTGTTTTCTTCCTCTTGGTTTTTTCGTgcgttaattttttgtttgttcttttttttcttttttttctcatacctttttgttttcttttcttcatcTACCAGCTATAGCTCGGTTTCGCATATGATACCTTCTTACACTACAATAATGCTTTCTTGTATACAGTGTACTAAATATATTAATGGGAGGAGGGGTGGATGGGGTAGGGGTTGTATATGTGTATAGAGATATTGTTGTATCCAATAAAACGTAAACCGATACCCGATCGAAGGCTCTGACTTCCATTGTAAAGCAACACATTTAGCTTCCATCCTTGCAAGCGACGCGCGGACAAGTTGCTGCCGCCATGTGTCGCTGGCTGGTGGCGTAGTAAACGCAATTCGCGCACAACACATGAGACCCGCCACAACTTCCCTTGCGCACCCACAAATTGGTTGCTGCAAATCCTTCCGCATAAGCACATAAGTATGTTTCGTTGATTGGGATTATGTTTCATTGCTGTGTGTACTTGTTGTTTCTAccgttttaatttgtttatgcGTTTCTGCTATTCAGGTTAACTTGTGTTTCACAGGGACATTGCATCTAATTTCAtaaacactgttttttttgtgtgtcttgtGGCTAGTTTTGTGACTAATTGCCCAACCTAATTGCTTGGGGCATTAACATTGCCTGCTAAATATCGCATATCGCATCGAATCGTTCGCTTTACACTGCTGTCTTTAGACACACTTCGTCACTTGCTGCTACATTTGTGCGAATTAAAGTGATTATGGCTCATATATAGCTTGTACTCTACGTTATTAAGTCTCGCGCTGCTACCCAGCAATTCggtaattattgttttgttacatcATCATTGCCACCATTCTTTAACAGGAGGGCGCCATTACCATGCATTCGTTCAGATTTTGCTGGCAAATAGCCGACTTTGGGCCGACAAATGGGCAACTGTTGCCGTGGGAGCAAGGGGGACACAACGTTCGTTCATACGcgctaccaaaaaaaaaatgaagaacatCCAACCAGACCAACGTCCAACCGGATTACGCCATCCAAATGCATCGACCGAGGTGCGCTAACTCATTAGGGTAGGTCGAAGCAGTATGTGGGAGAGTGTTATTAGTTCGTGCCACAAGGGATGAGACCAACCAAGCGGTCTGTGTTTTCTGTACTTTGATTTGGCACATCATTTATAATTTTTGGTAATTGCAAACGGTTGATCGGAAAACAGGTTGTTTACTGAGGAAAGATGTTTGTCGGGCAAATATATATCCCTTGCTATAGCAATATAATAGGCCTCTCCTGTATGGTTTCAAAGGTTTTGTTGACAGTCTTTCCGGCGCTGTCGGAGACACTGACTCTTCTTCTACTGTTGCTCTCGGATGACCCGatactatttttaaaacactaattatggtgtggtgtgtatgCTCATTTTTCTTGCTTCACTCAAGGcgcaaacacaaacgcaaacTCGCGCAACCAATGCGCATTAATCGACCATGTCGCCCGGTATGCATACCGTCGGTTGTTGTCATTTTTTCGTTGACGCCTTTCTGAACGAACCACGCAGTAGTAATGGACCTCCTTTCCCCCATCCTGTTTCTTGCCAACAAACCTGCATCAAATAACATTCATCATTCCAAATGGCGAATGGCGATTCGTTGCACTTGATAGGATTTAAAGACCTTCCATCGTACGACTCGAAGCGTGACTCATTTTGGTATTTCCGGACTAAGTTTGTTGCCCTTTAGTTGTTTGGCTTCGTTCACAAACTACCAGTATGGGAGGGCTGCTAGAGTAAATACATtgttttctgctgctgttgttatgACGAACatttgctctttctctctctgtgtatAGAGGAAACCGCTGTTCGCTTATTTCTACAGACCATATTGGCTAAGGAAAAACAATTCTATTTGTACTGCTATTTACTGCGCTGGCTTGTGCTGCTGTAGCTTATTTCAACGGCCTTCGTCTGTCTGACTGCATTTAGCAAATCAGTTTTACAAATCGCAAACGCACTTTCAACATTCTGCCACAATTAACATAATTGTTCGAAAATGGCATAGCCGTTCGCACATGTTCCCTCTGTTCCACTGAAAATAAAAGGAAGATTTTGAGCGAATTTCACCCTGCTTCTATAGGCTATatcccacatacacacagtacAATTGACACTGATtcgaaaccaaacaaacaaaaaaccggtaAAGGAAGCGCTACGCGATTGGAATTCTCTCACGGCGCTTTCGCGTTCGTAAAATCGGTACTGAAGCGGGATTGAGTTTTGAcaaaaattaatataattttccCTGAACTCTCTCCTCTCACTCCCTCAACGCTTGCGAAATCTGTTCCCCGTTAAACTTTCGTATTTGGACTTTTCACGTGATCGTCGTATCCGCTCACctgaaaaggaaaaagtaCGAAAGCAAGGGAAACATCTCCTCGACACGTCCCAACCTACTACTCCTTGAAGGGTTCCTGGTagtgtgaaaataaaacaacaaaacaagaccCTACTCACTAATACAACTAAGCTTTCGTTACTACACACTATGGCTACACAAATTTGGGGGTGTTGGgtaaaggggaaaaaacaaaccctacGATCAAGAACTGTAAACCGCAATCGTATCAACGAAGCGCATATACCTTCCCTAAAGCACTGCAgcattaacaaacaaaaaacaaataaacgaaaaaTTTAAACGTAAAACCAATCTCAGCTTTGATTTCTTTGATTCCGTTTCCAGCATATGCGCGCATCATACGTACAATCAGTCTATGTAGGATGAAAGGGGCGGTTTCACCACGAGCTTTGATGCCGGGGCGAACTGCTCCCTTTCTCCCGTGTGTGAGTCTACTAGTCTAGTTCTATTATGTTCCGGTTTGCTTCTCCATGTGTAGCAAAAATCCATTTTGTTTCCCTCTCTTCAACGCCTTTTGTATGCCTTCTTTTCGTTACACCTGTCTGTGCTTCTCCTTTTCCCACCCAAAAAACGCCCTGTTGGCGAGTCCCCAAAATGTGCATAAATACTCGTAttatgtgtatatatatatctgCGCTAACCATACTCTGTAGTTAGTGTAATGTTTCGTCCCTTCCCCTTTTCCAAGTGCTAAAATTCTACGCTTTGTTatcggcaaaaaaaaacttacgtGCTAGCAAAAACCACAGTAATATCATCCCTTCCCTAGACCTTACAGATCCACGAAGAAATCACAAATACAATGCACAATCAATGCAGGGCTGTCGGTGCCCACCGGTTCCACCTGCTCGGCCGTGGCGCCAACCGCCATCACGACAATgggcggttgctgctgctgctgctgctggtcgatgGAAGCGGCAACCATTGTGCTGCGTGTGATGTCCACCAGCGTGGTCAGAGCTGTTGAAAGCAATGCCAGCGAAGGTGGAGGTAAGGCGTCGTCCTCCTGCAGCAGAAAATTACCACCATCGTTGGTTGCGTCGTCTCgcaacaccagcagctgctTCCCATCGTGGGGCGGCGGCTGAAGCCCCGTGACCGGATCTCAGTTGCCCGCCCCAGTCGGCAGCAGACTAGCGCTGGCCGGGTTGGTCAGCACGTACACGACGGCCTCGTAGGTGGCCATCATGATCGCGGTGTTCGGGATCTGTCGTACCAGCTGCGTTCCCAGACCGCTGATAGTTGGGAATGGGgaaaaaaccaataaaaaaacgatcatTAGTTTCGTCAGGATCGATCAGCCTTCCCTGATGCCACGCGCTGCGCGATTACACTTACCGGTAGAGGCCGGCTTTGCCTTCCTCCTTCCAGACGGTCAGCAGCGTCTGCCAGAAGTTGCGGTACTTGTTCCCCTCCTCCCGGAGCCGGGTGCGGGCGACCTCGTGCGGGTACGCTACTACCGATGCGATCGTCTTGGACGTAGCACCGGCCGCCATGAACTCCAGGAAGTCGCGCGACGTTTTTCCACCCTCGCCAGCAGCGGCGTCACCGGATGCAAGGGCCTTCGCTGCCGGGGATGACTGGCGTAGCTCAAGCTAGATTCAGGGAAGCGAAACAAGGGAGGTGGAAAAGTCGGGCGGTTAGTTCGGTTTGATGTTCCGTGGTCGCGCAACCAACTCTCTTCTGCGGCAACGCTCAAACGTTGCCGAGTAGCTTCCAGGGACGTGTATTGCGCCGCTCTTCGAAACTCTTGCAACCACTTTAAAAGAGTAGAACAACGTGTCCCATACAAGGATGGGGTTCTATCATTCTGTGAAAGGTGTGTTTCGTGTCGGTGGATGCATGTAAAGTGTACTTGGTCGTGTTGTGGACAACAGTTTCGAAGAGAGCTGGCTCCCCACGTCCCAGCTCAGAACAGATGGTAACGTTAGGCGGGTGTGTGGTGAGCAAAGGGGGCACATGTGTGTTTACAGGTATATGATATTAGTAAAGTAAATGTTAAATAAgtaacttgtttttttgttttttttcgcgtcTGAGTTTGCGCCTCGAACACGCAAACGCACGCAGTGGGGAAGGATTATAACATTCAGACTGACACACGGGCGCTATCGAGTGTGATGATGAGAGGCGGTTCTGAAATGGTACGAAACGATTACGTGCGCCCTTATATGTGGCAAAAGACGGTGGATgatgaaatttgtttttggaattTAATGTTGCTGTTTTGGGGTGTAGACAGCCGCCAGCCACCGGCACGGGGGACACCGTCAGAGTGTGGAAGGAAATTTATGTATGTCATGCTTTGTGAATTATTCCAAACAGTTCCGCCAATTGCTTCGTAAACTAGGTTTCTAAAatcttttgttgttttaaattttcttcAACGGAATTTCCCTCCAACGATCTCAACAGTATCCCGCCGCCCCTGGACAACTGGGCGCTACCACCCATAAAGACAACGATACCTTGGCCCAGTGCGGTTGGGACACAAGTCGGGAGAGGAAGCCAGAGCACGCGCAGGAGGCGATGTTCTTCGTTGCTTTTCCTCGCATTTTCCTCTATCAATcagtttttccttcccatctttttctccctctcaccccctctctttctctccctccctcctctGTCTGTCTGAtcgtggggggagggggtgggtcGCCGCAGCTTCACGTACGAACGGAAAGCCCTCTCGACCTACAAAACCATGACGGAGTGTGTGTATAGGAGGAAATTTAAATGCGCTGAAACAATTTACCGGAGATCTCTTACGCttgggtttttctttttctttttgcacacCAGAACCTCTATATGCGCGTACGGAATCCGTCGCCAACTCATACTTCTTCAccatctctcgctctctgtgaGGATCTCTGGTACGGAGTTTCGGTCACATCCGTTTTCTATCTTACACATCGCTCTCGCGCATCTTAGCATGCacacatcaccatcatcatgaaaaccacgcaaacaatgacatgaacaacacacacacacaacacgacacgacacgatgatggacgacgaggacgacgccACTGGATGAGCGCGAGCGGACAATGCCAACGGACTGAAGTGGAAAGAGAAGTGGCATTTTTTTGATGCGAGATTTAAGGGGAGCCGGCGGCTCGATACGTACCAGTTTCTTCTTCAGAGCCTCGTAGATGACGAAGTGGATCACCGTCTCGGAGATGCCGACGTAGCTGGCCGTGATGCCCTTGTAGAAGCCGCGGACGCCCTGCGACTCGTAGATGCGCCGGACGCATTCGCCCACCGTCATGCGGGCATTGCTGTCCAGCTGCATGCGCGTCTTGATGAACCATATCGGGTTGGTGGCGGTGGACGAGACAAACCCGGCGCAGGATGCGCTCAGTATGTGCACCAGCGGCGAGTTGGCCGGAATGATGCTGCGCGTAAGGGAAgcaaggaataaaaaaaaacaacggagACGGGAAGGTATTAAATGACATGGATTTAAATGACTGTCCCCCTACTTCCCACAACAACGCAACCTACCCGACTGTGTTCAGCGAGTTCTTTGTCTTAGAGTAGGCGCAGAAGTAGATCGCCCGCGATGGCGCCACACCGACGATGTTCGGCCCGAGACCCTTGAACAATGCGCGCGACCCTTCGGTTTGGACGATGTGCTTCAGGCATTGCCAGATGCTGATCGATTGTACCGAAGTCGACAGGCCACATTGCGGAATGGCCAGGATCTGAAAAGGGAACGTTGGGGAAAAAGAAGAGTCTTTGTTATATTTAGATGCTCGGGAAGATAAACATACGAaacaaataagtaaaaaagACACATTATAAACCAACACTTCTCTTCTAGTCCAAATATTTGCTCTCTCCAATGCTGTGGAGATAAAACATCCGCATGTCATAAACACAATGTCGCACACACCGTGTCACAGACACAACAACGTTATGCAGAGCCAAGTATTCGCTCGCATTCCTCCGCCAAGGACTATTTTCGGAATCATTGATTGGTAATTTTCCACTGCCCCAGGAATTATCTAGAACTGGACAGCCACACCAAGTGCTCTAACGCAATCTTCCTAGCGCTTCGTCGCAGCACAAAGAGTACACGAAGCGTAAGAGattgatagcaaaaaaaatccgtcCGTCGATAAGAATGGAAAAGGGCTCCGTCCATCCATCGTTGGCCTGACCCGTGCGAGAGGCCTAACGGTGGCATGgcctcccttttttttcacttccaaCTAGAacgatcgctgtccagttcGAACCGGACCGATCCAGAGTGTCGGCCTGGGGCACACACATCACACCATTCTGTGATAACCGGTCGGACAGGGGATCGGATCGGGGTTGCGCTCCTCAtccggtgtgtttgtggtgaaaaGGTTACGTACTGGCCCGGCCGCACCACTATCATCAATTGTTGTACACACGCGTTCTGAGCCGATCGTGGCTCATAAAAACCAGACTAGTAAACAAGTTGACTCTGGTTTGGATTGCCCTCTGCGGCTCCCCGGCTCCCCGGAGGGAGTGCATTACAACAATCATGCCTGcccgcctgcctgcctgtcaATCCGTAATCCAGCAGAGATTATGCAACTCGAGTGTGTAACCGCAACGTGCACTATTAGATTCCGCTTCCAAAGTACAATCGGAAACTGGATTGGTGTGCAATCCACGGgtacacacgcgcgcagcctttAGCCGGTACAACCCGGTTAGCGGAGTTCGACCATGGACCTTCTCTCTAACCGTGTCGCTTCGTTTCGGTGTCACGGCATGATCGTCGTACCAGGCAAGATCGAACCAGTTCATCTCTAATCTTCCTCGCTCAAAAACCTACCGAAGGACGACGCCGGGTCAGGATCGTGCTAGCGCATACTCGTGACTGCTGATGGCGGGCGGCACTGTGGTGCCGATCGGCTGCGGACGATGCGCTGTTGACAGTGGCGGACACGTGGCGTACGTGATGATGGTCGGTCAGTTTCCCGCCATCGGCAGCGAGCGCAGCGTGTCTAGTGGAGGCGGCCGCATGGATGAACGACGAGGACGAGCTTTGCAGGCGCGTTTTTACCACCTCCAACGGACATGTCACTACGGCGCCAGCAGTACCAGCGATACTGAAAAAggaaagaagcgaaaaaaaataaaacattagaaATGTTAGTTTAATTACGAGCGAGAGCGCATCTTTCGACAGTCTTAAAAgggaaggttgttttttttttaatttccttatCATTTGTTAAATAGTTCGCTTGAAAGATTCAATTCCGGACGTAACTGGATTCCGTTTTTCCAAGTTATTTGTTTGCATCATGCCTTAATTATGGCTCCCGTAATGACAcgctacaaaacacacacgagAGTTCAACTTCAACCGAAATGCGTCACATCAGACACTCCCGTCacagaaaaaatagaaagaaaatcTAATCAGCCCTTAGCACCCCGCCAGTGGCGGCGAAACAGTGCTGGGGGATTGTGCGaaagccacacaaaaaaaaaaaacggcgcaGTCCTTTAATTCTTTTACGTCCCACGGCAAAACTGACAGCCGGTCATCACTATCAGCATTCCTTCTGAGTGAGAGCGCAGTGTGTGAGTGCCTTTTCCTTTCTGTGCGCAATCGTCGTCACTGTCTAGGCGAAAACACcgatcaatcaatcaaatggCTGGCTTCTTCAACAAGAGGCAGGAACAACAGCAATTGAAGCAACTTCACTCTCTATTCCGCtcgaaagcgaacaaaaaCGACGACGGAGAAGCCTGGGTCACACCACCCCTATTCTCTGTTTTTAGGCCGTGTAGTAACCCAACGATCGTCATCATAAATAGACTCATC
Proteins encoded:
- the LOC120959214 gene encoding mitochondrial carrier protein Rim2, giving the protein MSQRDRESFIHLFAGGIAGTAGAVVTCPLEVVKTRLQSSSSSFIHAAASTRHAALAADGGKLTDHHHVRHVSATVNSASSAADRHHSAARHQQSRVCASTILTRRRPSILAIPQCGLSTSVQSISIWQCLKHIVQTEGSRALFKGLGPNIVGVAPSRAIYFCAYSKTKNSLNTVGIIPANSPLVHILSASCAGFVSSTATNPIWFIKTRMQLDSNARMTVGECVRRIYESQGVRGFYKGITASYVGISETVIHFVIYEALKKKLLELRQSSPAAKALASGDAAAGEGGKTSRDFLEFMAAGATSKTIASVVAYPHEVARTRLREEGNKYRNFWQTLLTVWKEEGKAGLYRGLGTQLVRQIPNTAIMMATYEAVVYVLTNPASASLLPTGAGN